In Dromaius novaehollandiae isolate bDroNov1 chromosome 2, bDroNov1.hap1, whole genome shotgun sequence, one DNA window encodes the following:
- the NSUN2 gene encoding RNA cytosine C(5)-methyltransferase NSUN2, with protein sequence MGRRARDRRRQQQRQERGGDGGDQTGWAGGYPEIVKENEMFERYYRELGIVPAGEWDAFMEALREPLPATLRITGYKSHANEILHCLKNKYFKELQDLEVDGQKIEIPQSLSWYPEELAWHTNLSRKILRKSPELEKFHQFLVSETECGNISRQEAVSMIPPLLLNVNPHHKILDMCAAPGSKTAQLIEMLHADMNVPFPKGFVIANDVDNKRCYLLVHQAKRLNSPCIMVVNHDASSIPNLQIDIDGRKEVLFYDRILCDVPCSGDGTMRKNIDVWKKWTTQNSLQLHGLQLRIATRGVEQLAEGGRMVYSTCSLNPIENEAVIASLLEKSQGALELADVSSALPGLKRMPGITKWKVMLKDGQWFEEWKDVPSNRQTQIRPTMFPIKEEEKLKAMNLERCLRILPHHQNTGGFFVAVLIKKSPMPWNKRQPKVNQKLPQRTGDTVETAANSDDGSDDITEEPILAENEESKKMQKLQNSDTEQNKKEGVCGPPPSKKMKLFGFKEDPFVFLPEDDPLFLPIQKFYALDPSFPKMNLLTRTQEGKKRQLYMVSKEIRNVLLNNSEKMKVINTGIKVWSRNSDGEQFGCAFRLAQEGIYTLYPFIHARIINVCIEDVKILLTQENPFLSKFSSETQKKVKDMAMGSIVLKYDPDPEKPDTLQCPIVLCGWQGKTSLRAFVPKNERLHYLRMMGVEVFKAKRKEEESESKTEEEVQYKQAQPEEGMDMEDKERGLVTKMEAETGEEPSHTPVESSAMEVENKTEDLDQLSKNANNHVS encoded by the exons GGCGACGGCGGGGACCAAACG ggctgggccggcggcTACCCCGAGATCGTGAAGGAGAACGAGATGTTCGAGCGGTACTACCGGGAGCTGGGCATCGTGCCGGCCGGCGAGTGGGACGCCTTCATGGAGGCGCTGCGGGAGCCGCTGCCCGCCACGCTGCGCATCACCGGCTACAAGAG CCATGCTAACGAGATTCTCCATTGCTTGAAGAACAAGTATTTCAAAGAGCTGCAGGACCTAGAGGTAGATGGCCAAAAAATTGAAATACCACAGTCGCTAAGCTG GTATCCGGAAGAGTTAGCCTGGCACACTAACCTGAGTAGAAAAATCTTACGCAAATCACCAGAACTGGAAAAGTTTCATCAGTTTCTGGTTAGCGAGACAGAATGT ggaaaTATCAGTCGTCAAGAAGCTGTTAGTATGATCCCACCTCTGCTGCTTAATGTTAACCCTCATCATAAG ATTCTGGATATGTGTGCTGCACCTGGATCTAAGACTGCACAACTTATTGAAATGTTACATGCAGACATGAATGTTCCTTTTCCCA AGGGTTTTGTAATTGCTAATGATGTTGACAACAAGCGTTGCTATTTGCTGGTTCATCAAGCTAAGAGGTTAAACAGTCCCTGTATCATGGTGGTAAATCATGATGCCTCAAGCATCCCTAATCTACAAATAGACATTGATGGAAGAAAAGAGGTCCTCTTCTATGACAGGATTTTGTGTGATGTCCCCTGCAG TGGAGATGGAACCATGAGGAAAAATATTGATGTATGGAAGAAGTGGACTACACAAAATAGTTTGCAGCTCCATGG ATTGCAGTTAAGAATTGCAACCCGTGGTGTGGAACAACTTGCAGAAGGTGGGAGAATGGTATATTCTACATGTTCACTGAATCCTATTGAAAATGAAGCCGTGATTGCATCTCTGCTGGAGAAGAGTCAAG GTGCCTTAGAACTTGCTGATGTCTCTTCTGCGTTGCCAGGTTTGAAGAGGATGCCAGGAATTACGAAATGGAAG GTAATGCTGAAAGATGGGCAGTGGTTTGAAGAGTGGAAAGATGTACCTTCTAATAGACAAACACAAATACGTCCCACTATGTTTCCTataaaagaagaagagaagctaAAGGCAATGAATCTGGAGCGTTG TCTTAGGATATTGCCTCATCACCAGAACACAGGAGGCTTCTTTGTGGctgtattaataaaaaaatctccAATGCCATGGAATAAACGCCAGCCTAAG GTTAATCAGAAATTACCACAAAGAACAGGAGATACTGTAGAGACAGCAGCTAATTCAGATGATGGTTCTGATGACATCACTGAAGAACCAATACTTGCGGAAAATGAAGAGtctaagaaaatgcaaaaattgcAGAATTCAGACACTgagcaaaacaaaaaggaaggcGTGTGTGG ACCACCACCATctaaaaaaatgaagttgtttGGTTTTAAAGAAGACCCATTTGTGTTTCTCCCTGAAGATGATCCATTGTTCCTTCCTATCCA GAAGTTTTATGCGTTGGACCCTTCATTTCCCAAGATGAATTTACTAACTCGAACtcaagaagggaagaagagacaGCTGTACATGGTTTCTAAGGAGATAAGGAATGTGCTTCTGAACAACAGTGAGAAGATGAAG GTTATTAACACAGGGATAAAAGTCTGGTCTCGTAACAGTGATGGTGAGCAGTTTGGATGTGCCTTCAGATTAGCACAGGAG GGAATATATACTCTATACCCATTCATTCATGCAAGGATTATAAATGTCTGTATAGAAGATGTtaaaattctgctaacccaggagaATCCATTCTTAAGTAAATTTAGCAGTGAAACACAGAAGAAAGTCAAAGATATGG CAATGGGAAGTATAGTACTGAAATATGACCCTGACCCTGA AAAACCTGATACTCTTCAGTGTCCCATAGTGCTGTGTGGTTGGCAAGGAAAGACATCACTCCGTGCCTTTGTGCCCAAGAATGAGAGACTTCATTACCTGAGGATGATGGGAGTTGAGGTGTTtaaagcaaagaggaaagaggaggaatCAGAAAGTAAAACGGAGGAAGAAGTTCAGTACAAGCAAGCACAACCAGAAGAAGGAATGGATATGGAAGATAAAGAACGTGGTTTAGTCacaaaaatggaagcagaaacagGTGAAGAACCTTCCCACACTCCTGTGGAAAGCAGTGCTATGGAAGtagaaaataaaactgaggaTTTAGATCAACTTAGTAAAAATGCCAACAATCATGTAAGCTAG